The proteins below are encoded in one region of Ferruginibacter lapsinanis:
- the rplJ gene encoding 50S ribosomal protein L10, with amino-acid sequence MTKQEKNDVIVALKEKFSQYNNFYVTDTESLTVAQVSQLRRHCFNKQVEMRVAKNTLIRKALEGLDAEKYTGVYDSLHKVTALLFSENPKEPALILSGFRKESKGEKPELKAAFINGDIFVGDNQLKALTQIKTKNELIGEVIGLLQSPIQRVLGALQNKDAAKAAEEVVAEVAAPAVEAAAPATEAPAAPEAPAADAAAEAPAAE; translated from the coding sequence ATGACTAAACAAGAAAAAAACGACGTAATTGTTGCACTGAAAGAAAAATTCTCTCAGTACAATAACTTCTACGTAACTGATACCGAAAGTTTAACGGTAGCGCAAGTTAGTCAACTTCGTCGCCATTGCTTTAACAAGCAAGTGGAAATGAGAGTTGCTAAAAATACTCTGATCAGAAAAGCATTGGAAGGATTAGATGCTGAAAAATATACAGGAGTGTATGATTCTTTGCATAAAGTAACTGCATTATTGTTCAGCGAAAATCCTAAAGAACCAGCTTTAATTTTAAGCGGATTCAGGAAAGAAAGCAAAGGCGAAAAACCTGAATTAAAAGCAGCATTCATCAACGGTGATATTTTTGTAGGCGACAATCAATTGAAAGCGCTTACTCAAATTAAAACTAAGAATGAGTTGATTGGTGAAGTTATTGGATTGTTACAATCTCCAATACAACGTGTATTGGGTGCGTTACAAAACAAAGACGCAGCTAAAGCCGCAGAAGAAGTTGTTGCTGAAGTAGCTGCTCCTGCAGTAGAAGCGGCAGCACCAGCAACAGAAGCACCAGCTGCTCCTGAAGCTCCGGCAGCAGACGCAGCGGCAGAAGCTCCTGCAGCTGAATAA
- the rplL gene encoding 50S ribosomal protein L7/L12, translating to MADVKALAESLVNLTVKDVQELAEFLKSEYGIEPAAAAVVVSAGGGEAAAAEEKTSFNVILKSGGANKLAVVKIVKELTGLGLKEAKDLVDGAPKPVKEGVDKATADELKAKLTEAGAEVEVA from the coding sequence ATGGCAGACGTAAAAGCATTAGCAGAAAGTTTAGTAAACTTAACTGTAAAAGACGTACAAGAATTAGCAGAATTTTTAAAATCAGAGTACGGTATTGAACCAGCTGCAGCTGCAGTTGTAGTAAGTGCTGGTGGTGGCGAAGCTGCTGCTGCTGAAGAAAAAACATCGTTCAATGTAATATTGAAAAGCGGTGGTGCTAACAAATTAGCGGTTGTAAAAATCGTTAAAGAATTAACAGGATTAGGATTGAAAGAAGCTAAAGATTTAGTTGATGGCGCTCCAAAACCAGTTAAAGAAGGTGTTGATAAAGCAACTGCTGACGAATTAAAAGCTAAATTAACTGAAGCTGGTGCTGAAGTTGAAGTAGCTTAA
- a CDS encoding T9SS type A sorting domain-containing protein — protein MKKLLLFSIIAIICGKNILVAQCPPSATAFAINYSLCIPEPGCAVLLNGWPKGVLVNIFGGSPLQTITTVQIPGTYPEPGVDNAFVCVPCNVPLVFASTVPGATNGCVIISTISVPIKLSRFEAIPSAGNTCNIEWSASSQTGSEKFVIERSVDGKNFAELATVYALKTDNVEKNYSYTDKIPNQPQLFYRIKTVEITGKLSYSTTVSVKNKADFGMSIYPNPAINTFKVNVSPQHLPALIKIYNAQGEIVYSAKTTEPTVEVKEKIPSGVYSVKVFSANNILLTQKMIKQ, from the coding sequence ATGAAAAAATTATTATTATTCTCCATCATAGCGATAATATGCGGTAAGAACATATTAGTAGCTCAGTGCCCTCCGAGTGCTACAGCATTTGCAATCAATTATTCTTTATGTATTCCCGAGCCTGGCTGTGCAGTTCTTTTGAATGGCTGGCCCAAAGGGGTGCTTGTTAATATATTCGGTGGCTCTCCATTACAAACCATCACCACCGTTCAAATACCCGGAACGTATCCCGAACCTGGTGTTGATAATGCTTTTGTATGTGTGCCTTGTAATGTTCCATTGGTTTTTGCTTCTACTGTGCCCGGAGCTACCAATGGCTGTGTAATTATCAGCACCATAAGTGTTCCGATAAAATTAAGCCGCTTTGAAGCCATCCCTTCGGCCGGAAATACATGTAACATTGAATGGTCTGCCTCTTCACAAACAGGAAGTGAGAAATTTGTGATAGAAAGAAGTGTTGATGGTAAGAATTTTGCTGAATTGGCTACTGTATATGCGTTGAAGACTGATAACGTAGAAAAGAACTATTCGTACACCGATAAAATACCTAATCAACCTCAACTTTTTTATCGCATCAAAACAGTAGAGATCACCGGAAAGTTATCTTACTCAACTACTGTTTCCGTTAAAAACAAGGCTGATTTTGGTATGAGCATTTATCCTAATCCGGCTATCAATACTTTTAAAGTAAATGTTTCTCCTCAACACCTGCCTGCGCTGATAAAAATTTATAATGCCCAGGGAGAAATTGTTTATTCAGCCAAAACAACCGAACCTACTGTAGAGGTTAAAGAAAAAATACCAAGTGGTGTTTATTCTGTGAAGGTATTTAGTGCCAACAATATTTTACTTACGCAAAAAATGATCAAACAATAA
- the rplK gene encoding 50S ribosomal protein L11, whose product MAKEITGYVKLQCKGGQANPAPPIGPALGSKGINIMEFCKQFNARTQDKQGKVLPVLITVFADKSFEFIIKTPPAAVQLMEAAKLQSGSKEPNRVKVGKVTWAQVQAIAEDKMADLNAFTLNSAMSMVAGTARSMGLTVDGKAPWEN is encoded by the coding sequence TGTGAAATTGCAGTGTAAAGGCGGTCAAGCCAATCCTGCACCACCAATCGGACCTGCATTAGGTTCTAAAGGTATCAATATCATGGAGTTCTGTAAGCAATTCAATGCTAGAACCCAGGATAAACAAGGGAAAGTTCTTCCCGTTCTTATCACAGTTTTCGCTGATAAGTCTTTCGAATTTATCATTAAAACTCCACCGGCTGCAGTTCAATTAATGGAAGCGGCAAAATTACAAAGTGGTAGTAAAGAACCAAACCGTGTAAAAGTTGGTAAAGTTACCTGGGCGCAAGTACAAGCGATCGCTGAGGATAAAATGGCCGATTTAAACGCATTTACCCTAAACAGTGCAATGAGCATGGTTGCAGGTACTGCACGTAGCATGGGTTTAACTGTTGACGGAAAAGCTCCTTGGGAAAATTAA
- the rpoB gene encoding DNA-directed RNA polymerase subunit beta, which yields MSATKSPAAKRINFGKIEHLAEQPDLLGIQIQSFKDFFQLETTPDKRNVEGLFRVFKENFPITDTRNIFVLEFLDYFVDPPRYTIDECIERGLTYAVPLKAKLRLSCNDEEHVDFQTIVQDVFLGNIPYMTPRGTFVINGAERVVVSQLHRSPGVFFGQSVHPNGTKIYSARVIPFKGAWMEFATDINNVMYAYIDRKKKFPVTTLLRSIGFETDKDILELFGMADEVKVDKKTLKNYVGKRLAARVLRTWVEDFVDEDTGEVVSLERNEIVLERDSILDESNIDTILDLDIKSVFVQKEEVSGDYAIIYNTLNKDTSNSELEAVQHIYRQLRGADAPDNETARGIIDKLFFSDKRYDLGEVGRYKINRRLGLDFPITKKVLTKDDIIAIIKTLVQLTNGKSEVDDIDHLSNRRVRTVGEQLYAQFGVGLARMARTIRERMNVRDNEVFTPVDLINARTLSSVINSFFGTSQLSQFLDQTNPLSEITHKRRISALGPGGLSRERAGFEVRDVHYSHYGRLCTIETPEGPNIGLISTLCVHAKINDMGFIETPYHKVTDGKADMKKITFLSAEEEDTAKIAQANIPMDDKGNFIEDKIKSRQTGDFPILDKGEVEYMDVAPNQIVGLSASLIPFLEHDDANRALMGSNMQRQAVPLLRPQVPIVGTGLEAKAARDARIQLHAEGNGVVEYVDGDEIHVRYNRSEIQQLVSFEDDLKIYKVTKFIRTNQETTINLRPCVVKGQKVVEGDFLTEGYATQGGEMALGRNLKVAFMPWKGYNFEDAIVISEKVVKDDWFTSIHISEFETEVRDTKLGEEELTPDIPNVSEEATKDLDQNGIIRIGAHIKEGDIIIGKITPKGESDPTPEEKLLRAIFGDKAGDAKDASLKAPSGTEGVVINKKLFQRAKKDKNAKVREKASLDKIEKTHEKNEADILELLVGKLTTLLKEKTSAGVSNNFGEVLIGKGAKFNQKNLSNIDYLNVNPLGWTGDAKVDDLINILLHNYSIKFNEELGRYKREKFNISIGDELPAGVLKLAKVYLAVKRKLKVGDKMAGRHGNKGIVSRIVRQEDMPFLEDGTPVDIVLNPLGVPSRMNLGQIYETVLGWAGEKLGVKFATPIFDGASVAEIDANITKAGLPKFGHTYLYDGETGERFDQKATVGIIYIIKLHHMVDDKMHARSIGPYSLITQQPLGGKAQFGGQRFGEMEVWALEAYGASNILQELLTLKSDDIIGRAKTYEAIVKGENIPRPGIPESFNVLVHELRGLGLDLTFE from the coding sequence ATGTCTGCAACTAAATCTCCCGCCGCTAAACGTATCAATTTCGGTAAAATTGAACATTTGGCAGAGCAACCCGATTTGTTAGGAATTCAAATCCAGTCTTTTAAAGATTTTTTCCAGTTGGAAACTACGCCGGATAAGCGTAACGTAGAAGGATTGTTCCGTGTATTCAAGGAAAATTTTCCTATTACCGATACCCGTAACATCTTCGTTCTGGAATTTTTGGATTATTTCGTTGATCCTCCACGTTACACGATTGATGAGTGTATCGAAAGAGGGTTGACCTACGCTGTGCCTTTAAAAGCAAAGCTTCGTTTAAGTTGTAATGATGAAGAACACGTAGATTTTCAAACCATCGTTCAGGATGTATTCTTAGGTAACATTCCTTACATGACACCACGTGGTACTTTCGTTATCAATGGTGCTGAAAGGGTAGTGGTATCTCAGTTACACCGTTCTCCTGGTGTATTCTTCGGACAATCTGTTCACCCGAACGGAACCAAGATATACTCTGCAAGAGTAATTCCTTTCAAAGGAGCATGGATGGAGTTTGCTACAGATATCAATAACGTGATGTATGCATACATCGATCGTAAGAAAAAATTCCCTGTAACTACATTGTTACGTTCTATCGGCTTTGAAACAGATAAAGACATTCTTGAATTATTCGGAATGGCGGATGAAGTAAAAGTGGATAAGAAAACGTTGAAAAATTATGTAGGCAAACGTTTAGCTGCACGTGTATTACGTACATGGGTAGAAGATTTCGTGGATGAAGATACCGGTGAAGTAGTGAGCCTTGAAAGAAACGAGATCGTATTAGAAAGAGATAGCATTTTAGACGAAAGCAATATCGATACTATTCTTGACTTAGACATTAAGAGTGTTTTCGTTCAGAAAGAAGAAGTAAGTGGTGATTATGCGATCATCTACAACACATTAAATAAAGATACTTCTAACTCTGAGTTGGAAGCGGTTCAACATATCTACCGTCAGTTACGTGGTGCAGATGCGCCTGATAACGAAACAGCACGTGGTATCATTGATAAATTATTCTTCTCTGATAAACGTTATGATCTGGGTGAAGTTGGACGTTATAAAATTAACCGTCGTTTAGGATTGGATTTCCCGATCACTAAAAAAGTATTAACTAAAGATGATATCATCGCTATCATTAAAACATTGGTACAATTAACCAATGGTAAATCTGAAGTAGATGATATCGATCACTTAAGCAACCGTCGTGTACGTACAGTAGGTGAGCAATTATATGCTCAGTTTGGTGTAGGGTTGGCACGTATGGCTCGTACCATTCGTGAAAGAATGAACGTACGTGATAACGAGGTATTTACTCCGGTAGATCTGATCAACGCAAGAACATTATCTTCTGTTATCAATTCATTCTTTGGTACATCTCAGTTATCTCAGTTCTTAGATCAAACAAACCCATTGTCAGAGATTACGCACAAACGTCGTATCTCAGCGCTAGGGCCCGGTGGTTTAAGTAGAGAGAGAGCAGGTTTCGAGGTTCGAGATGTACATTATTCTCACTACGGTCGTTTGTGTACAATTGAAACGCCGGAAGGACCAAACATTGGTTTGATATCTACACTATGTGTACATGCCAAGATCAATGACATGGGCTTCATCGAAACACCATACCATAAAGTAACTGATGGTAAGGCTGACATGAAGAAGATCACTTTCCTTTCTGCTGAAGAAGAAGATACTGCAAAAATTGCACAGGCAAACATCCCGATGGATGATAAAGGAAACTTCATCGAAGACAAGATCAAGAGTCGTCAAACAGGCGATTTCCCGATCTTAGATAAAGGCGAAGTAGAATACATGGACGTTGCTCCAAACCAGATCGTTGGTTTGAGTGCTTCATTGATTCCGTTCCTTGAACATGATGATGCTAACCGTGCCTTGATGGGATCGAACATGCAACGTCAGGCTGTACCATTGTTACGTCCGCAAGTGCCTATCGTTGGTACTGGTTTGGAAGCAAAAGCAGCACGTGATGCAAGAATTCAATTACATGCAGAAGGTAATGGTGTGGTAGAATACGTTGATGGTGATGAAATTCATGTTCGTTACAACAGAAGCGAAATACAACAATTGGTAAGCTTTGAAGATGATCTTAAAATATATAAAGTAACTAAGTTCATCCGTACCAACCAGGAAACAACCATCAACTTACGTCCATGTGTTGTTAAAGGACAAAAAGTGGTTGAAGGCGATTTCTTAACGGAAGGATACGCAACACAAGGTGGTGAAATGGCCTTAGGTCGTAACTTAAAAGTGGCGTTCATGCCATGGAAAGGGTACAACTTTGAGGATGCGATCGTTATCTCTGAAAAAGTAGTAAAAGATGACTGGTTCACGTCTATCCATATCAGTGAGTTTGAAACAGAAGTACGTGATACTAAATTAGGAGAAGAAGAATTAACGCCGGATATTCCAAACGTTAGTGAAGAAGCTACTAAAGATCTTGATCAGAACGGTATCATCCGTATCGGTGCTCATATTAAAGAAGGCGATATCATTATCGGTAAGATCACTCCAAAAGGTGAAAGCGATCCAACTCCTGAAGAGAAGTTGTTACGTGCCATCTTTGGTGATAAAGCAGGTGATGCTAAAGATGCTTCTTTAAAAGCTCCATCAGGTACTGAAGGTGTGGTGATCAATAAAAAATTATTCCAACGTGCTAAGAAAGATAAGAATGCAAAAGTAAGAGAGAAAGCATCTTTGGATAAAATTGAAAAAACACACGAAAAGAACGAAGCAGATATTTTAGAATTGTTAGTTGGTAAATTAACTACACTTTTAAAAGAAAAAACTTCTGCAGGTGTTAGCAATAATTTTGGTGAAGTATTGATCGGTAAAGGTGCTAAATTCAATCAAAAGAATTTATCAAACATCGATTACCTGAACGTAAATCCGTTAGGATGGACAGGTGATGCTAAAGTGGATGACCTGATCAACATATTGTTGCACAACTACAGTATTAAATTCAACGAAGAGTTAGGTCGTTATAAGAGAGAGAAATTCAACATCAGTATTGGTGATGAATTACCTGCAGGTGTATTGAAATTAGCTAAAGTATATCTTGCTGTAAAACGTAAGTTGAAAGTGGGAGATAAGATGGCAGGTCGTCACGGTAACAAAGGGATCGTTTCCCGTATCGTACGTCAGGAAGATATGCCTTTCTTAGAAGACGGAACTCCTGTTGATATCGTATTGAATCCACTGGGTGTACCTAGTCGTATGAACCTTGGACAGATCTATGAAACTGTATTAGGATGGGCTGGTGAAAAATTAGGTGTAAAATTTGCAACGCCGATCTTCGATGGTGCAAGTGTAGCCGAAATTGATGCGAACATCACTAAAGCAGGTTTACCTAAGTTTGGCCATACGTATTTATATGATGGAGAAACCGGCGAACGTTTTGATCAGAAAGCAACAGTAGGTATCATCTATATCATCAAATTACACCATATGGTGGATGATAAAATGCATGCCCGTTCAATCGGACCATACAGTTTGATCACACAACAACCGTTAGGTGGTAAAGCTCAGTTCGGTGGTCAAAGATTTGGAGAGATGGAGGTTTGGGCATTAGAGGCTTATGGTGCATCTAATATCTTGCAAGAGTTGTTAACGCTTAAATCTGATGATATCATCGGACGTGCTAAAACATACGAAGCAATTGTAAAAGGTGAAAACATTCCTCGCCCTGGTATTCCAGAATCATTCAATGTATTGGTTCATGAATTAAGAGGTTTAGGTTTGGATCTTACTTTCGAATAA
- the rplA gene encoding 50S ribosomal protein L1: MITKKRKLANAKVDVNKAYSLKEASSLVKELNTTKFDSSVDLHIKLGVDPKKADQAIRGTVSLPHGTGKTKKVLVLCTPDKEESAKAAGADYVGLDEFVAKIEGGWTDIDVIIATPAVMPKIGKLGKVLGPRNLMPNPKTGTVTNDVAGAVNEVKGGKIAFKVDKVGIIHASIGRVSFSAEKIAENSQELINALVKLKPSSSKGTYLKGVSMASTMSPGILIDTKSVSN, encoded by the coding sequence ATGATTACTAAAAAAAGAAAATTAGCCAACGCTAAGGTTGATGTTAACAAAGCTTACTCTTTAAAAGAAGCTTCTTCCTTAGTTAAAGAATTAAACACTACCAAATTCGACAGTTCTGTTGATTTGCATATTAAATTAGGAGTTGATCCTAAAAAAGCTGACCAGGCTATCCGTGGTACGGTTTCATTACCACACGGTACCGGTAAAACTAAAAAAGTATTAGTGCTTTGTACTCCTGATAAAGAGGAATCTGCAAAAGCTGCCGGTGCTGATTATGTTGGGTTAGACGAATTCGTTGCAAAAATTGAAGGTGGATGGACAGATATTGATGTTATCATCGCTACTCCTGCTGTAATGCCTAAAATTGGTAAACTAGGTAAAGTATTAGGTCCTCGTAACTTAATGCCGAATCCTAAAACCGGTACAGTTACTAATGATGTAGCTGGTGCAGTAAACGAAGTGAAAGGTGGTAAAATTGCTTTCAAAGTTGATAAAGTAGGTATCATACATGCTTCTATCGGCCGTGTAAGTTTCAGTGCAGAAAAAATTGCTGAAAACAGTCAGGAATTGATCAATGCATTGGTAAAACTAAAACCATCTTCTTCTAAAGGAACTTACCTGAAAGGTGTTAGCATGGCAAGTACCATGAGCCCGGGTATTTTAATTGACACTAAATCTGTTTCTAACTAA